In one window of Episyrphus balteatus chromosome 3, idEpiBalt1.1, whole genome shotgun sequence DNA:
- the LOC129915318 gene encoding glucose dehydrogenase [FAD, quinone]-like, protein MKTVESIILSSALLFISLQLIEAANPFDYVFKRAAEENQRDREKRQYVPKDNSIFDFIIVGGGSAGCLLANRLSENPRWSVLLIEAGGNENIVHDMPILAPNLQKTDSDWQYQTTPQENACFGMRDRKCSLPHGKVLGGSSSINYLYYTRGNMRDYYNWAALGNYGWSFPEVFHYYMKSEGAYLKGLEQSPWHNRTGELSVEFVEFRSEIAKYFVKGAQDAGLKSVDYNGYSQLGVSFAQATTRNGHRASSSKSFIEPIRYSRKNLHVINYSTVIKIIIDPITLTALGVEHVYKGKVYSVHSRKETILSAGALHSPQLLMLSGIGPGENLQRVGISQLVELPVGQVLYDQVTHFGPVFTTNTTGSTLFGNTITQKDLDQYFAGSAGTRISSTAGFETLAFFRTRNSRTPTDVPNIEIAMGAVGLASDGGTTFKTAANFRDDVYQKAFSELENRDHFTTIPVLLYPKSKGSLRLRDRNPFSPPEINPNYLKEQEDVEFLLEGIKEAIRIAETPSMQKINATLWKRNVPGCEHLKFGTDEYWRCSIRVLSYNFYHYIGTCRMGPHTDPMAVVSPELKVRGVRRLRVVDNSVVPTMPAGHTAAVALMIAEKAADLIKQEWEQNYKININT, encoded by the exons ATGAAGACCGTTGAAAGTATCATACTATCGTCAGCGTTACTTTTCATTAGTCTTCAACTGATTGAGGCAGCCAATCCATTTGACTACGTCTTTAAAAGAGCTGCCGAGGAAAATCAAAGAGATAGAGAAAAAAGACAATATG ttccaAAAGATAActccatttttgattttatcatTGTGGGTGGAGGCTCAGCAGGATGTTTGTTAGCCAATCGACTTTCAGAGAATCCCAGATGGAGTGTTTTATTGATAGAAGCTGGTGGCAATGAAAATATCGTTCATGACATGCCAATTCTGGCACCCAATTTACAAAAAACTGATTCCGATTGGCAATACCAAACTACACCTCAGGAAAATGCTTGTTTTGGAATGCGTGATAGAAAATGTTCCCTTCCTCATGGCAAGGTACTTGGAGGATCCAGTTCCATAAACTATTTGTATTATACTCGGGGAAATATGCGAGATTACTATAATTGGGCTGCACTAGGAAACTATGGATGGTCTTTCCCAGAGGTTTTTCACTACTACATGAAATCAGAAGGGGCTTATTTGAAAGGTTTAGAACAGTCTCCGTGGCACAATCGAACTGGGGAATTGAGTGTAGAGTTTGTCGAGTTCAGAAGTGAAATAGCAAAGTATTTTGTGAAGGGCGCCCAAGATGCAGGACTAAAGTCTGTAGATTATAATGGTTATTCGCAATTAGGTGTTTCCTTTGCCCAAGCAACTACACGAAATGGACACAGAGCTAGCTCATCCAAATCGTTTATTGAGCCTATTCGGTACTCAAGGAAGAACCTTCATGTGATCAACTATTCGACAGTAATAAAGATCATTATTGATCCCATAACTTTGACAGCTTTAGGAGTCGAGCATGTTTATAAGGGCAAAGTGTATTCTGTTCATTCTAGAAAGGAAACAATATTATCTGCGGGAGCACTGCATTCTCCTCAGTTACTTATGCTCTCCGGTATTGGACCGGGAGAGAATCTTCAACGTGTTGGAATATCACAACTTGTTGAACTTCCTGTTGGCCAAGTTCTTTATGATCAAGTTACACATTTTGGACCTGTTTTCACAACAAATACCACTGGATCGACACTGTTTGGAAATACTATCACTCAGAAAGATTTGGATCAATATTTTGCCGGAAGTGCTGGGACCAGGATTTCCTCCACTGCAGGATTTGAAACATTGGCATTTTTCCGAACTCGAAACTCACGAACACCGACAGATGTACCGAATATCGAAATAGCCATGGGTGCAGTTGGTTTGGCAAGTGATGGTGGAACGACTTTCAAAACAGCTGCAAACTTTCGAGATGATGTTTACCAAAAGGCTTTTAGCGAACTAGAAAATCGTGACCATTTTACAACCATTCCTGTGCTTTTGTATCCAAAATCTAAAGGAAGTCTTCGGTTAAGAGATCGAAATCCATTTAGCCCTCCAGAAATAAATCCAAACTATTTGAAGGAACAAGAAGATGTTGAGTTTCTCTTGGAAGGTATAAAAGAGGCAATTCGAATTGCAGAAACACCTTCAATGCAAAAGATCAATGCAACGTTGTGGAAGAGGAATGTTCCAGGATGTGAACATTTGAAATTCGGTACCGATGAATATTGGAGATGTTCAATTAGAGTGTTATCTTACAACTTTTATCATTATATTGGAACGTGCAGAATGGGACCACACACAGATCCAATGGCAGTTGTAAGTCCGGAACTGAAGGTTCGTGGTGTGAGAAGACTGAGAGTTGTTGATAATAGTGTTGTGCCGACAATGCCAGCAGGACATACAGCTGCTGTTGCACTTATGATTGCCGAAAAAGCAGCTGATTTAATTAAACAAGAATGGgagcaaaattataaaataaatataaatacataa
- the LOC129915714 gene encoding glucose dehydrogenase [FAD, quinone]-like: MLKIGSFILSSALLFIGLQVIVTENPFDSVFKRAAEEDQRDKKKYQYVPPNNTIFDFIIVGGGSAGCLLANRLSENPRWSVLLIEAGGNENIVHDMPIVAPNLQKTESDWQYQTTPQENACFGMRDRKCSLPHGRALGGTTSINFMTFTRGNRRNINIWVEFGIDLNNFFMNLEDEYLSPFHNRTGELSVEFVEFRSKIAKYFVKGAQDAGLKSVDYNGYSQLGVSFAQATTRNGHRASSSKSFIEPIRYSRKNLHVINYSTVIKINIDPKTLTAYGVEYVYRDIMYSVRSRKETILSAGALHSPQLLMLSGVGTGEDLERVGIPQLVELPVGQVLYDQVTHFGPVFTTNTTGSTLFGNTITQKDLDQYFAGSAATRISSTAGFEALAFLRTRNSRTPTDVPNIEIAMGAFGLASDGGTVFKTAANFRDDIYQKAFSELENRDHFTTIPVLLYPKSKGSLWLRDRNPFSPPEINPNYLKEQEDVEFLLEGIKEAIRIAETPSMQKINATLWKRNVPGCEHLKFRTDEYWRCSIRVLSYNFYHYIGTCKVGPHTDPTAVVSPELKVRGVRRLRVVDNSVVPTMPAGHTAAIALMIAEKAADLIKQEWEQNYKINVGK; the protein is encoded by the exons atgtTGAAAATTGGAAGCTTCATACTATCGTCCGCGTTACTTTTTATCGGTCTTCAAGTGATTGTAACTGAAAATCCTTTTGACTCCGTCTTTAAAAGAGCTGCCGAGGAAGAccaaagagataaaaaaaaataccaatatg tgcCACCGAATAATACAATCTTTGATTTTATCATTGTCGGCGGAGGTTCAGCAGGATGTTTGTTAGCCAATCGCCTGTCAGAGAATCCCAGATGGAGTGTTTTATTGATAGAAGCTGGAGGCAATGAAAATATCGTTCATGACATGCCAATTGTGGCACCCAATTTACAAAAAACTGAGTCCGATTGGCAATACCAAACAACACCTCAGGAAAATGCTTGTTTTGGAATGCGTGACAGAAAATGTTCCCTACCCCATGGGAGAGCACTCGGAGGAACTACTTCCATTAACTTTATGACCTTTACTCGGGGCAATAGGCGGAATATAAATATTTGGGTTGAGTTTGGAATAGACCTGAACAACTTCTTCATGAATTTAGAGGATGAATATTTGTCCCCTTTTCACAATCGAACTGGGGAATTGAGTGTAGAGTTTGTCGAGTTCAGAAGTAAAATAGCAAAGTATTTTGTGAAGGGCGCCCAAGATGCAGGACTCAAGTCTGTAGATTATAACGGCTATTCGCAATTAGGTGTTTCCTTTGCCCAAGCAACTACGCGAAATGGACACAGAGCTAGCTCATCCAAATCTTTTATTGAGCCTATCCGGTACTCAAGGAAGAACCTTCATGTGATCAACTATTCGACGGTGATAAAGATAAATATCGATCCAAAAACTTTGACAGCGTATGGAGTTGAATACGTTTACAGGGACATAATGTATTCTGTTCGATCAAGAAAAGAAACAATACTATCTGCGGGAGCATTGCATTCTCCTCAGTTGCTTATGTTGTCCGGTGTTGGAACGGGAGAGGACCTTGAACGTGTTGGAATACCACAACTTGTTGAACTTCCTGTTGGCCAAGTTCTATACGATCAAGTAACACATTTTGGACCTGTTTTCACAACAAATACCACTGGATCGACATTGTTTGGAAATACTATCACTCAGAAAGATTTGGATCAATATTTTGCTGGAAGTGCTGCCACAAGAATTTCTTCGACTGCAGGATTTGAAGCACTGGCATTTCTTCGAACTCGAAACTCACGAACACCCACAGATGTACCAAACATAGAAATAGCAATGGGTGCTTTTGGTTTGGCGAGTGATGGTGGGACGGTTTTTAAGACAGCTGCAAACTTTCGAGATGACATTTACCAAAAAGCTTTTAGCGAACTAGAAAATCGTGACCATTTTACAACCATTCCTGTGCTTTTGTATCCAAAATCTAAAGGAAGTCTTTGGTTGAGAGATCGAAATCCATTTAGCCCTCCAGAAATCAATCCAAACTATTTGAAGGAACAAGAAGATGTTGAGTTTCTCTTGGAAGGTATAAAAGAGGCAATTCGAATTGCAGAAACACCTTCAATGCAAAAGATCAATGCAACGTTGTGGAAGAGGAATGTTCCAGGATGTGAACATTTGAAATTCCGTACCGATGAATATTGGAGATGTTCAATTAGAGTGTTATCTTACAACTTTTATCATTATATTGGAACGTGCAAAGTGGGACCACACACAGATCCAACGGCAGTTGTAAGTCCGGAACTGAAGGTTCGTGGTGTGAGAAGACTGAGAGTTGTGGATAATAGTGTTGTGCCGACAATGCCAGCAGGACATACAGCTGCTATTGCACTTATGATTGCCGAAAAAGCAGCTGATTTAATTAAACAAGAATGGgagcaaaattataaaataaatgtaggtaaataa
- the LOC129915908 gene encoding V-type proton ATPase 116 kDa subunit a 1-like: MGDMFRSEQMALCQLFIQPEAAYASVSELGEAGCVQFRDLNDGLNLFQRKFVGEVRRCEELERKIRYIEKELTKNGIVLPELIDNIPSAPNPREIINLEAHLEKTENEMLELNQNEVNLKSNFMELTELRQVLENTEGFFSEQENSNFDSYRRYSIHGVLNNQSGRGELAFVAGIIKREKLFSFERMLWRISRGNVFLRRVNLDEPFKDPSTGHESHKTVFVAFFQGEELKSRIKKVCAGFHAAVYPCPSSHTERHEMIKGVRTRLEDLKMVLNQTDDHRSRVLATVSKNLSTWSIMVKKMKAIYFTLNLFNIDVTQKCMIGECWVPTNDMMVVQNALARGSNEVGNSIPSFLNVINTNEQPPTYNRTNKFTQGFQNLIDAYAIASYREVNPALYTIITFPFLFAVMFGDVGHGLIMLMFGAWMVIWEKGLSKMRGGGEIWTIFFGGRYIILLMGMFSLYTGFIYNDLFSKSMNIFGSGWRVHYNYSTIKDNPTLQLNPKNYTVGVYHLGMDPIWQLAENKIIFQNSYKMKLSIVFGVTHMFFGVCMSVVNHVHFRRWGSIFMEFLPQVLFLLLLFGYMAFMMFFKWIKYTAETDVLENTPGCAPSVLIMFINMMLFKSTPPLEGCKEHMFEAQEYLQMGFVAIALLCIPWMLFSRPIYIHINRKKKLQMVNQNGTGADSSGEHGGGGGGQGHDDEPMGEILIQQAIHTIEYVLSTISHTASYLRLWALSLAHAQLSEVLWGQLFSIAFLIPSFYVGPPLIFLLFIAWSFFTIAILVMMEGLSAFLHTLRLHWVEFMSKIYEGAGYAFMPFSFQAILKADEEED; this comes from the exons atGGGCGACATGTTTCGCAGTGAACAAATGGCCCTTTGCCAACTTTTCATCCAGCCTGAAGCTGCTTATGCATCAGTTTCGGAACTGGGAGAAGCTGGATGTGTTCAATTTCGTGAT CTTAACGAtggattaaatttatttcaacgaaaattcgTCGGTGAAGTTCGTCGCTGCGAAGAATTAGAACGAAAAATTCGTTACATCGAAAAAGAACTTACCAAAAACGGTATTGTCCTTCCCGAACTTATCGACAATATTCCAAGTGCCCCAAATCCCCGTGAAATAATCAATTTAGAAGCACATTTGGAAAAGACCGAAAATGAAATGTTGGAACTTAATCAAAATGAAgtcaatttaaaatcaaattttatggaACTCACTGAACTTAGGCAAGTTTTAGAAAATACCGAAGGTTTCTTTTCCGAACAAGAAAATTCCAATTTCGATTCGTATCGTCGTTATTCGATTCATGGAGTTTTAAATAATCAAAGTGGACGTGGTGAATTAGCTTTTGTTGCGGGAATTATTAAACGGGAAAAACTATTTAGTTTTGAAAGAATGCTTTGGCGTATATCACGTGGAAATGTATTTTTGAGACGTGTTAATTTAGATGAACCGTTTAAAGACCCTTCGACAGGGCATGAAAgtcataaaaccgtttttgtaGCATTCTTTCAAGGTGAAGAACTTAAAAGTCGTATTAAGAAGGTTTGCGCTGGTTTTCATGCGGCTGTTTACCCTTGTCCAAGTTCTCATACTGAACGTCACGAAATGATTAAAGGTGTTCGAACACGTTTGGAAGACTTGAAAATGGTATTAAATCAAACCGATGATCATCGTTCTAGGGTTTTGGCAACTGTTTCAAAAAATCTATCGACTTGGTCAATCATGGTGAAGAAAATGAAAGCTATCTACTTTACTCttaatcttttcaatatcgACGTTACACAAAAATGTATGATCGGTGAATGTTGGGTTCCAACAAACGACATGATGGTTGTTCAAAATGCCTTAGCTCGTGGTTCTAATGAAGTCGGGAACTCAATTCCATCGTTTTTGAATGTGATCAATACCAATGAACAACCACCGACTTATAATCGAACAAATAAGTTTACCCAAGGCTTTCAAAACCTCATTGATGCCTATGCTATAGCTTCGTATCGTGAGGTGAATCCGGCTTTGTACACGATCATTACGTTTCCATTTTTATTCGCGGTTATGTTTGGAGACGTTGGCCATGGATTGATTATGTTGATGTTTGGAGCTTGGATGGTTATTTGGGAAAAGGGTTTGTCAAAAATGCGAGGTGGTGGAGAGATTTGGACAATCTTCTTTGGTGGACGTTATATAATTCTACTTATGGGAATGTTTTCTCTTTACACCGGATTCATTTACAATGATTTGTTTTCCAAGTCGATGAATATATTCGGTTCTGGTTGGAGAGTCCACTATAACTATTCTACTATCAAGGATAATCCCACTTTACAGTTGAATCCCAAGAACTACACAGTTGGAGTTTATCACTTGGGCATGGATCCAATTTGGCAATTGGCTGAAAACAAGATCATATTCCAAAACTCCTACAAAATGAAACTCTCCATTGTTTTTGGAGTGACTCATATGTTTTTTGGAGTTTGTATGAGTGTAGTTAATCATGTTCATTTCCGTCGATGGGGAAGTATATTTATGGAGTTTTTGCCACaagttttgttcttgttgttgcTTTTTGGATATATGGCATTTATGATGTTTTTCAAGTGGATTAAGTACACTGCTGAAACTGATGTGTTGGAGAATACACCTGGATGTGCTCCATCGGTATTAATTATGTTCATTAATATGATGCTGTTTAAGTCTACACCACCGTTGGAAGGTTGCAAGGAGCATATGTTTGAGGCGCAAGAATATTTGCAAATGGGTTTTGTTGCTATTGCGCTATTGTGTATTCCATGGATGTTGTTTTCTAGACCGATCTATATTCATATTAATCGAAAGAAGAAGCTTCAAATG GTGAATCAGAATGGAACAGGTGCAGACAGCTCTGGAGAACATGGTGGTGGCGGTGGTGGGCAAGGACATGATGATGAACCGATGGGAGAGATACTTATTCAGCAAGCGATCCATACTATTGAATATGTTCTTAGTACGATTTCACATACTGCTTCGTATTTGCGCTTGTGGGCTTTATCATTGGCTCATGCTC aactTTCAGAAGTACTTTGGGGTCAATTATTTTCAATAGCTTTCTTAATACCATCTTTCTATGTTGGCCCACCATTGATATTTTTACTATTTATTGCATGGAGTTTTTTTACAATAGCCATTTTAGTTATGATGGAGGGTTTGTCGGCATTTTTACATACTTTGCGACTTCATTG GGTTGAATTTATGAGTAAAATCTATGAAGGTGCTGGTTATGCTTTTATGCCATTTAGTTTTCAAGCTATTCTTAAAGctgatgaagaagaagattaA
- the LOC129915060 gene encoding V-type proton ATPase 116 kDa subunit a 1-like produces MGDMFRSEPMVLCQMFVQSEAAYSTVLEMGEIGCVQFRDLNESVNLYQRKFVSEIRRCDELERKIHYITNELKKEEILLPEMNNENDIPRALNPKETINLEAHLESTESEMLELTENEDKLRANFNELNELRQVLENTEDFFSDQEVLNLDSNSAGTKEILVNKNERGELAFVAGIIKRSRVFGFEQMLWRISHGNVFLRQAQLKELSIDESQKIVFVAFFQGEELKTRIKKVCTGFRATMYPCPSSHTERDEMIADVRARLEDLKMVLNQTNDHRRRVLINVSKNLPIWSFMVKKMKAIYYTLNLFNIDVSQKCMIGECWVPTRDLKIVQDALARGSAAVGNSITSFLNVIESNESPPTYNRTNKFTQGFQNLIDAYGIASYREINPALYTIITFPFLFAVMFGDVGHGLILLLFGAWMCIYEKKLSKIQGGGEIWSIFFGGRYIILLMGMFSMYTGFIYNDVFSKSMNIFGSGWRIHYNYSTILENPSLQLNPKNYTVGTYAMGIDPIWQLAENKIIFQNSHKMKLSIIFGVVHMLFGLFLNLVNHIHFRRWGAIFMEFIPQVLFLVLLFGYMVFMMFFKWAKFNARTDVFVDNPGCAPSVLIMFIDMMLFKSTPPLEHCKAYLFDGQKLMQLGLVGIAILCIPWMLFSKPLFVYMERKKRSQMMNDSNHKDEEPMSEIFIEQAIHTVEYVLSTISHTASYLRLWALSLAHSQLSEVLWSKLLSTILTINHPLIGPILLYIGFYIWAQFSFEILVLMEGLSAFLHTLRLHWVEFMSKHYKGDGYAFAPFSFKAILKAEEEEY; encoded by the exons ATGGGAGACATGTTCCGCAGTGAGCCAATGGTTCTCTGTCAAATGTTTGTACAATCCGAAGCAGCTTATTCCACAGTTTTGGAAATGGGTGAAATTGGATGTGTTCAATTTCGTGAT tTGAACGAAAGTGTAAATTTATATCAACGAAAATTTGTTAGCGAAATTCGTCGTTGTGATGAATTGGAAAGAAAAATCCACTACATTACAAACgaattgaaaaaagaagaaatattattaccAGAAATGAATAATGAAAATGACATTCCACGAGCTTTGAATCCCAAAGAAACGATCAATCTAGAAGCTCATTTAGAATCGACCGAAAGTGAAATGCTTGAACTAACCGAAAATGAGGACAAACTTAGAGCGAATTTTAACGAACTGAACGAATTACGTCAAGTTTTAGAAAATACCGAAGATTTCTTCTCCGATCAGGAAGTTCTGAATTTAGACTCGAACAGTGCGGGCACAAAAGAAATActtgtaaataaaaatgaacgTGGAGAATTGGCTTTTGTAGCGGGTATCATAAAACGGAGTAGGGTCTTTGGTTTCGAACAAATGCTCTGGCGTATATCACATGGAAATGTATTCTTAAGACAGGCTCAGCTTAAAGAGCTTTCAATCGATGAAAGTCAAAAGATAGTTTTCGTTGCATTCTTTCAGGGAGAAGAACTTAAGACTAGAATCAAAAAAGTCTGTACAGGTTTTCGAGCTACCATGTACCCGTGTCCAAGTTCTCATACTGAACGCGATGAAATGATCGCCGATGTTCGAGCCCGTTTGGAAGACTTGAAAATGGTTTTAAATCAAACCAACGATCATCGACGTAGAGTATTgataaatgtttcaaaaaaccTACCAATTTGGAGCTTCATGGTTAAAAAAATGAAAGCCATCTACTATACCCTTAACTTGTTTAACATAGACGTCTCTCAGAAATGCATGATAGGAGAGTGTTGGGTACCAACAAGAGACTTGAAAATCGTACAAGATGCCTTAGCTCGAGGATCCGCAGCAGTCGGAAACTCAATAACATCGTTTTTGAACGTTATCGAGTCCAATGAGTCACCGCCAACTTATAATAGAACGAATAAGTTTACTCAAGGTTTCCAGAACCTTATTGATGCCTACGGAATAGCTTCGTACCGTGAAATAAATCCAGCCTTGTACACAATTATaacttttccatttttattCGCTGTGATGTTTGGTGATGTTGGACATGGATTGATCTTGCTCCTGTTTGGAGCTTGGATGTGCATTTATGAGAAAAAGTTGTCAAAAATTCAAGGCGGTGGAGAAATTTGGTCGATCTTCTTCGGTGGAAGGTACATTATTCTACTCATGGGAATGTTTTCGATGTACACAGGATTCATTTATAACGATGTATTTTCCAAGTCTATGAACATTTTCGGTTCTGGTTGGCGAATTCACTATAACTATTCTACGATCTTGGAAAATCCTTCGCTACAACTTAACCCAAAGAACTACACAGTTGGAACCTACGCAATGGGAATTGATCCAATTTGGCAATTGGCAGAGAACAAGATCATCTTTCAGAATTCTCACAAAATGAAACTATCCATTATTTTCGGAGTGGTTCATATGCTTTTTGGCCTTTTCTTGAATTTAGTGAATCACATTCATTTCCGTCGATGGGGAGCGATATTCATGGAATTCATTCCACAGGTGTTATTCTTGGTTCTCCTTTTTGGTTATATGGTCTTTATGATGTTTTTCAAATGGGCCAAGTTTAATGCTCGAACTGATGTCTTTGTGGACAATCCGGGATGTGCTCCTTCAGTTTTAATTATGTTCATTGATATGATGTTGTTTAAATCAACTCCACCATTGGAACATTGCAAAGCGTACTTGTTTGATGGGCAGAAATTGATGCAGTTGGGATTGGTTGGAATTGCTATTTTGTGTATTCCATGGATGTTGTTCTCGAAGCCATTGTTTGTTTATATGGAAAGGAAGAAAAGGAGTCAAATGATGAATGACTCCAATCATAAAGATGAAGAACCAATGAGTGAGATTTTCATCGAGCAAGCCATTCATACAGTTGAGTATGTTCTTAGTACGATTTCACATACTGCTTCGTATTTGCGTCTTTGGGCTTTGTCCTTGGCTCATTCTC AATTATCTGAAGTCCTTTGGAGTAAATTGTTGTCAACTATATTAACCATAAATCATCCTTTAATTGGTCCTATTCTATTGTACATTGGTTTTTATATTTGGGcccaattttcatttgaaattttggttttaatggAAGGTTTGTCGGCATTTTTGCATACTTTACGTTTGCATTG ggttgAATTTATGAGCAAACATTATAAAGGTGATGGATATGCTTTTGCTCCATTTAGTTTCAAAGCAATACTAAAGGCTGAGGAAGaggaatattaa
- the LOC129914689 gene encoding V-type proton ATPase 116 kDa subunit a 1-like — protein MGDMFRSERMVLCQMFVQPEAAYPTVSEMGEVGCVQFRDLNDGVSLYQRKFVSEIRRCDELERKIHYITNELKKEEILIPEMNNETDIPRALNPKEMINLEAHLESTESEMLELTENEDKLRANFNELNELRQVLENTEGFFSDQEVLNLDSNRAGSNETLVNKNERGELAFVAGIIKRSRVFGFEQMLWRISHGNVFLRQAQLKELSIDESQKIVFVAFFQGEELKTRIKKVCTGFRATMYPCPSSHAERDEMIADVRARLEDLKMVLNQTNDHRRRVLINVSKNLPTWSFMVKKMKAIYYTLNLFNIDVSQKCMIGECWLPTRDLKIVQDALARGSAAVGNSITSFLNVIESNESPPTYNRTNKFTQGFQNLIDAYGIASYREINPALYTIITFPFLFAVMFGDVGHGLILLLFGAWMCIWEKKLSKIQGGGEIWSIFFGGRYIILLMGMFSMYTGFIYNDVFSKSMNIFGSGWRIHYNYSTILENPSLQLNPKNYTVGTYAMGIDPIWQLAENKIIFQNSHKMKLSIIFGVVHMLFGLFLNLVNHIHFRRWGAIFMEFIPQVLFLVLLFGYMVFMMFFKWAKFNARTDVFMDNPGCAPSVLIMFIDMMLFKATPPLEHCKAYLFDKQKLMQLGLVAIAIFCIPWMLFSKPLFVYMERKKRSQLMNDSNHEDEEPMSEIFIEQAIHTVEYVLSTISHTASYLRLWALSLAHSQLSEVLWSKLLSTILTINHPLIGPILLYIDFYSWAFFTFAILVLMEGLSAFLHTLRLHWVEFMSKHYKGDGYAFAPFSFKTILKAEEEEYS, from the exons ATGGGAGACATGTTCCGCAGTGAACGAATGGTTCTTTGTCAAATGTTTGTCCAACCCGAAGCAGCTTATCCGACAGTTTCAGAAATGGGTGAAGTTGGATGTGTTCAATTTCGTGAT CTCAACGATGGTGTAAGTTTATATCAACGAAAATTCGTTAGTGAAATTCGTCGTTGTGACGAATTGGAAAGAAAAATTCACTACATTacaaacgaattaaaaaaagaagaaatattaataCCAGAAATGAACAATGAAACTGATATTCCACGAGCTTTGAATCCTAAAGAAATGATCAATTTAGAAGCTCATTTAGAATCGACCGAAAGTGAAATGCTTGAATTAACCGAAAATGAGGACAAACTTAGAGCGAATTTTAACGAACTGAACGAATTACGTCAAGTTTTAGAAAATACCGAAGGATTCTTTTCCGATCAGGAAGTTCTGAATTTAGACTCGAACCGTGCGGGTTCAAATGAAACActtgtaaataaaaatgaacgTGGAGAATTGGCTTTTGTAGCGGGTATCATAAAACGGAGTAGGGTCTTTGGTTTCGAACAAATGCTCTGGCGTATATCACATGGAAATGTATTCTTAAGACAGGCTCAGTTGAAAGAACTTTCCATCGATGAAAGTCAGAAGATAGTTTTCGTTGCATTCTTTCAGGGAGAGGAACTTAAGACTAGAATCAAAAAAGTCTGTACAGGTTTTCGAGCTACCATGTACCCGTGTCCAAGTTCTCATGCTGAACGCGATGAAATGATCGCCGATGTTCGAGCCCGTTTGGAAGACTTGAAAATGGTTTTAAATCAAACCAACGATCATCGACGTAGAGTATTgataaatgtttcaaaaaaccTACCAACTTGGAGCTTCATGGTTAAAAAAATGAAAGCCATTTATTACACCCTTAACTTGTTTAACATAGACGTCTCTCAGAAATGCATGATTGGAGAATGTTGGCTACCAACAAGAGACTTGAAAATCGTACAAGATGCCTTAGCTCGGGGATCCGCAGCAGTCGGAAACTCAATAACATCGTTTTTGAACGTTATCGAGTCCAATGAGTCACCGCCAACTTATAATAGAACGAATAAGTTTACTCAAGGTTTCCAGAACCTTATTGATGCCTACGGAATAGCTTCGTACCGTGAAATAAATCCAGCCTTGTACACAATTATTACTTTTCCATTCTTGTTCGCCGTGATGTTTGGTGATGTTGGACATGGATTGATCTTGCTCCTGTTTGGAGCTTGGATGTGCATTTGGGAGAAAAAGTTGTCAAAAATTCAAGGCGGTGGAGAAATTTGGTCGATCTTCTTCGGTGGAAGGTACATTATTCTACTCATGGGAATGTTTTCGATGTACACAGGATTCATTTATAACGATGTATTTTCCAAGTCTATGAACATTTTCGGTTCTGGTTGGCGAATTCACTATAACTATTCTACGATCTTGGAAAATCCTTCGCTACAACTTAACCCAAAGAACTACACAGTTGGAACCTACGCAATGGGAATTGATCCAATTTGGCAATTGGCAGAGAACAAGATCATCTTTCAGAATTCTCACAAAATGAAACTATCCATTATTTTCGGAGTGGTTCATATGCTTTTTGGCCTTTTCTTGAATTTAGTGAATCACATTCATTTCCGTCGATGGGGAGCGATATTCATGGAATTCATTCCACAGGTGTTATTCTTGGTTCTCCTTTTTGGTTATATGGTCTTTATGATGTTTTTCAAATGGGCCAAGTTTAATGCTCGAACTGATGTCTTTATGGACAATCCGGGATGTGCTCCTTCAGTTTTAATTATGTTTATTGATATGATGTTGTTTAAGGCAACTCCACCATTGGAACATTGCAAAGCGTACTTGTTTGATAAACAGAAGTTGATGCAGTTGGGATTGGTTGCAATAGCGATTTTTTGTATTCCATGGATGTTGTTTTCGAAGCCATTATTTGTTTATATGGAAAGGAAGAAAAGGAGTCAGTTGATGAATGACTCCAATCATGAAGATGAAGAACCAATGAGTGAAATTTTTATCGAACAAGCCATTCACACGGTGGAGTATGTTCTTAGTACGATTTCACATACCGCTTCGTATTTGCGTCTTTGGGCTTTGTCCTTGGCACATTCTC AACTTTCCGAAGTCCTTTGGAGTAAATTGTTGTCAACTATATTAACCATAAATCATCCTTTAATTGGTCCTATTCTCTtgtacattgatttttattcgtgggcattttttacatttgcaattttggttttaatggAAGGTTTGTCGGCATTTTTGCATACTTTACGTTTGCATTG ggttgAATTTATGAGCAAACATTATAAAGGTGATGGATATGCTTTTGCTCCATTTAGTTTTAAAACAATACTCAAGGCTGAAGAGGAagaatattcataa